Proteins from a single region of Phycisphaerae bacterium:
- a CDS encoding thiamine pyrophosphate-dependent enzyme, with the protein MSFNRAEIVDKNFAAFVSGWKESPAEPMGPNDLLAPGAALTGRDLVELFESQMAARHLDLIARELRARNAAFYTIGSAGHEGNALVARLTRHTDPAFLHYRSGAFMVERARKVPEIDMIYDTVLSQAASAEDPIAGGRHKVWGSVPLWVLPQTSTIASQIPKAVGTAVAIHRARHLGVTLPIPDDSIVVCSFGDASTNHSTALGAFNAAAWAAFQKLPCPVLLVCEDNGIGISVRSPTGWVEANFSKRPGLTYFQANGLDLVEGHAVVAKAVEYCRAYRAPVFLHLKVVRMLGHAGTDFEPAYHTLEEIAAAEALDPLLQSAKLVLHAGLMRPNDILDQYEKLRARVKAAADKVVTRPRLSSAEEIMAPLAPYHADEVKREAARTVEHARRVECFGGEDKLPEKLEPRHLAVQINAALFDLMLKYPEMVVFGEDVGYKGGVYYVTAGLFKKFKAARCFNTLLDEQTIFGLAQGFANMGLLPFPEIQYLAYFHNACDQIRGEACSLQFFSNNQYRNPMVVRIASLSYQKGFGGHFHNDNSIAALRDIPGLILACPSRGDDAAMMIRTCAALAKIDGRVVAFLEPIALYMTKDLYADGDGQWQFPYPSPDQSIALGEGRVYHEDARDLAIITFGNGVLMSLRAAKTLREKHNMAARVVDLRWLSPLNADLITKHARECGKVLVVDEGRRSGGVGEGIVTIIVERCGGDVQIARVVGEDTYIPLGPAANLVLPQDADIVEAARGLA; encoded by the coding sequence ATGTCCTTCAACCGCGCCGAGATTGTCGACAAGAACTTCGCTGCCTTTGTCAGCGGCTGGAAGGAATCGCCGGCCGAGCCGATGGGGCCGAACGACCTGCTCGCTCCGGGCGCGGCGCTGACCGGCCGCGATCTGGTCGAACTCTTTGAATCGCAGATGGCCGCGCGGCATTTGGACTTGATTGCGCGGGAGCTGCGCGCTCGAAACGCCGCCTTCTACACGATCGGTTCGGCGGGTCACGAGGGGAATGCCCTGGTCGCGCGGCTGACGCGGCACACCGACCCGGCGTTCCTGCACTACCGCAGCGGCGCGTTCATGGTCGAGCGGGCCCGGAAGGTGCCCGAGATCGACATGATCTATGACACCGTGCTGTCGCAGGCGGCCAGCGCCGAGGACCCCATCGCCGGCGGCCGGCACAAGGTCTGGGGCAGCGTGCCGCTGTGGGTGCTTCCGCAGACGAGCACCATCGCCAGCCAGATTCCGAAGGCGGTCGGCACGGCGGTCGCGATACACCGCGCGCGGCACCTGGGCGTGACGCTGCCGATACCGGACGACAGCATCGTGGTGTGCAGTTTCGGCGATGCGAGCACGAACCACTCCACGGCCTTGGGGGCGTTCAATGCGGCGGCCTGGGCGGCGTTTCAAAAGCTGCCCTGTCCGGTCCTGCTGGTCTGCGAAGACAACGGGATCGGCATTTCCGTCCGCTCGCCGACGGGCTGGGTGGAGGCGAATTTCTCGAAGCGACCTGGGCTGACGTATTTTCAGGCGAACGGGCTCGATCTGGTCGAGGGTCACGCCGTCGTCGCGAAGGCCGTCGAGTATTGCCGCGCTTATCGCGCGCCGGTCTTCCTGCACCTGAAGGTCGTGCGGATGCTGGGCCATGCGGGGACGGATTTTGAACCGGCCTATCACACGCTTGAAGAGATCGCCGCCGCCGAGGCGCTTGATCCGCTGCTTCAATCGGCCAAGCTGGTCCTGCATGCCGGTCTGATGCGGCCGAATGACATCCTCGACCAGTACGAAAAGCTGCGGGCGCGGGTCAAGGCGGCGGCCGATAAGGTCGTCACGCGACCACGGCTGTCGAGCGCCGAGGAGATCATGGCGCCGCTCGCGCCGTATCACGCGGACGAGGTGAAACGCGAGGCGGCGCGAACGGTGGAACATGCCCGGCGCGTCGAGTGTTTCGGCGGCGAGGACAAATTGCCGGAGAAGCTGGAGCCGCGGCACCTGGCTGTGCAGATCAACGCGGCGCTCTTTGACCTCATGCTCAAGTATCCGGAGATGGTCGTCTTCGGCGAGGATGTGGGCTACAAGGGCGGCGTTTATTACGTCACGGCGGGGCTGTTCAAAAAGTTCAAGGCGGCGCGGTGTTTCAACACACTGCTCGACGAGCAGACGATCTTCGGGCTGGCCCAGGGTTTTGCCAACATGGGGCTGCTGCCGTTTCCGGAGATTCAGTACCTGGCGTACTTTCACAACGCCTGCGATCAGATTCGCGGTGAGGCGTGTTCGCTGCAATTCTTCTCGAATAACCAGTACCGCAACCCGATGGTCGTGCGGATTGCGTCGCTCTCTTATCAAAAAGGCTTCGGCGGGCACTTTCACAACGACAACAGCATCGCGGCGCTGCGCGATATTCCGGGACTGATCCTCGCCTGCCCATCACGCGGAGATGATGCGGCGATGATGATCCGCACTTGCGCTGCACTGGCGAAAATCGACGGCCGAGTGGTCGCGTTTCTGGAACCGATCGCCCTGTACATGACCAAGGACTTGTATGCCGACGGCGACGGTCAATGGCAATTTCCCTATCCTTCGCCCGACCAGTCCATCGCGCTCGGAGAGGGCCGCGTCTATCACGAGGACGCCCGCGATCTGGCGATTATCACGTTCGGCAACGGCGTATTGATGTCGCTGCGGGCCGCGAAAACATTGCGCGAAAAGCACAATATGGCCGCCCGCGTGGTTGATCTGAGATGGCTGAGCCCACTGAATGCGGACCTCATTACGAAACATGCGCGCGAGTGCGGCAAGGTGCTGGTCGTCGACGAAGGCCGCCGCTCCGGCGGCGTGGGCGAAGGCATTGTGACGATCATCGTTGAGCGATGCGGGGGCGATGTTCAAATCGCCCGCGTCGTCGGCGAGGATACGTACATCCCCCTCGGCCCCGCGGCGAATCTGGTCCTGCCGCAGGATGCGGACATTGTCGAAGCGGCTCGCGGGCTTGCGTAG
- a CDS encoding ParB/RepB/Spo0J family partition protein, with the protein MSKEIKRLGRGLASLVAPMEQQPTQEARTITPPIAPIDQQQHHRLASLRVDQIRPNPMQPRRSFDDGALASLAASIKSRGALQPVVVRPAEGGYELVAGERRLRAAAIAGLETIPAIVRGVRDEDLLELALIENIHRADLNAVDRAKAYRTMQDRYGLSHEAIGERMGEDRATVSNYIRILELGEDILTLVASGDLGIGHAKALLGSKDPNIRRRLAQQCCREGWSVRQVETAISGKRSSGAKPPAVSSSDARPTVRDMEERLTKVLARRVTIKEGRKRHTGRLTLEYYGLEDFDRLVALLGVSQESA; encoded by the coding sequence ATGTCCAAAGAGATCAAACGATTAGGGAGAGGACTGGCTTCGCTTGTTGCGCCAATGGAGCAGCAACCAACCCAGGAAGCACGGACGATTACTCCGCCGATCGCGCCTATCGATCAACAGCAACATCACCGCCTGGCGTCCTTGCGAGTTGATCAGATCCGACCGAACCCCATGCAACCTCGTCGTTCGTTCGACGATGGAGCCTTGGCCTCGCTGGCGGCCTCAATAAAGTCTCGCGGCGCGCTCCAGCCTGTGGTAGTTCGACCTGCGGAAGGTGGGTACGAGTTGGTTGCTGGGGAGCGGCGCCTTCGGGCAGCGGCAATCGCTGGGCTGGAGACTATTCCGGCCATCGTCCGCGGTGTTCGCGATGAGGACCTACTGGAACTGGCATTGATTGAGAACATCCACCGCGCTGACCTTAATGCAGTGGATCGCGCCAAGGCCTACCGAACCATGCAGGATCGTTACGGTCTGTCGCACGAGGCCATCGGCGAGCGCATGGGTGAGGATCGGGCGACAGTTTCTAACTATATACGAATACTAGAGTTAGGAGAAGACATCTTGACCTTGGTGGCCTCCGGTGATCTCGGAATAGGCCACGCCAAGGCATTGCTTGGATCAAAAGACCCTAATATCCGCAGACGGCTCGCTCAACAATGCTGTCGCGAGGGCTGGTCCGTCCGGCAGGTGGAGACGGCGATCAGCGGCAAGCGCAGCAGTGGCGCGAAACCGCCCGCCGTCTCAAGTAGTGACGCTCGGCCGACGGTGCGGGATATGGAGGAACGACTTACTAAGGTGTTAGCACGGCGCGTTACCATCAAGGAGGGCCGGAAACGGCACACCGGCCGTCTGACGTTAGAATACTACGGCTTGGAAGACTTCGATCGGCTGGTGGCGTTGTTGGGCGTTTCGCAGGAATCCGCCTGA
- a CDS encoding DedA family protein, which produces MDGFFVTFLGKWSYLGLFLILIAAGLGIPLPEDIPLIASGWLVYKGKADLWLMILTGLVGVMVGDSLLFSMGRRYGDHIVEHRWLRRIAKPWLIEKARRLFVNHGAKVIFAARFMPGIRAVLFLIAGVFRVPYWKFALMDGTAALISVPVWVWVGAKFSKHLEEIFLATRFGTAGVVGLLVLAMVVWGIYEWRHNLSKKGHEAEADLTPEALSGLIHSAPLRPEGPAAGPAPEAAERPKTTHIVS; this is translated from the coding sequence GTGGATGGATTCTTCGTAACTTTTCTCGGCAAGTGGTCCTATCTCGGCCTCTTTCTCATTCTGATCGCCGCCGGTCTGGGCATCCCGCTTCCCGAGGATATCCCGCTCATTGCCTCCGGCTGGCTCGTTTACAAGGGCAAGGCTGATCTGTGGCTGATGATCCTGACCGGCCTGGTGGGCGTGATGGTCGGGGACTCGCTGCTTTTTTCGATGGGGCGTCGATACGGCGATCACATCGTCGAGCATCGCTGGTTGCGGCGGATCGCCAAGCCGTGGCTGATTGAGAAGGCGCGGCGGCTCTTTGTGAATCACGGCGCCAAGGTGATTTTCGCGGCGCGGTTCATGCCGGGAATTCGCGCGGTCTTGTTCCTGATCGCGGGAGTGTTTCGCGTACCGTATTGGAAGTTTGCGCTGATGGACGGCACGGCGGCGCTGATTTCCGTCCCCGTGTGGGTGTGGGTGGGCGCGAAGTTCAGCAAGCACCTGGAGGAGATTTTCCTGGCGACGCGCTTCGGGACGGCCGGCGTCGTGGGACTGCTGGTATTGGCGATGGTGGTATGGGGAATCTACGAGTGGCGGCACAACCTGAGCAAGAAGGGTCATGAGGCCGAGGCCGACCTGACACCCGAGGCGCTCTCGGGATTGATCCACTCCGCGCCGCTGCGTCCTGAAGGGCCTGCGGCGGGACCGGCGCCGGAGGCGGCCGAGCGCCCGAAAACGACGCACATCGTTAGCTGA
- a CDS encoding MarR family transcriptional regulator: MAARTLERPAAPTPLRKLEESQALFIRRWGEMSSYWGINRTMAEIHALMYVSTEPVCTDDVMALLQVSRGNASMNLRSLVDWGLIQRIHIRGDRKEYFTALTDVWQMFETIIRQRKRREVEPIVETIRRCRELAAKEFSATKGAKSPQARAYIERLDAMNDFLLVIARTVDLLLKVGPRGMDRISGLMMKIAG; encoded by the coding sequence ATGGCCGCCCGGACCCTGGAACGACCGGCTGCCCCCACCCCGCTGCGGAAGCTGGAGGAGTCGCAGGCCCTGTTCATCCGCCGCTGGGGCGAGATGTCCAGCTACTGGGGGATCAACCGCACGATGGCGGAGATCCATGCCCTGATGTACGTCTCAACCGAGCCGGTCTGTACGGACGACGTCATGGCGCTGTTGCAGGTCTCGCGGGGCAACGCGTCGATGAACCTGCGTTCGCTGGTGGATTGGGGGCTGATCCAGCGCATCCACATCCGCGGCGATCGAAAGGAGTATTTCACGGCGCTGACGGACGTGTGGCAGATGTTCGAGACGATCATTCGGCAGCGCAAGCGCCGCGAAGTGGAGCCGATCGTCGAGACAATCCGCCGCTGCCGGGAACTTGCGGCGAAGGAGTTTTCGGCGACGAAGGGCGCGAAGTCGCCGCAAGCCCGGGCGTACATTGAACGGCTGGATGCGATGAATGACTTTCTGCTCGTGATCGCGCGGACGGTGGACTTGCTGCTCAAGGTCGGACCGCGGGGCATGGACCGGATCAGTGGATTGATGATGAAGATCGCGGGGTAA
- a CDS encoding pyridoxal-phosphate dependent enzyme: MQINETILKKTIARCKERGVIIPTFAQMRDSAKVPQKIKDRLKSVGLWDIDPVNLFRITWKNEPVEKGGLFNNGNWIEFPSSLTGVPARIVGIVGKWFPTGAHKVGAAFGCIVPRLVSGQFDITSQKAVWPSTGNYCRGGAFDCALLGCHAVGILPEEMSRERFDWLHQIGAEVIATPGCESNVKEIYDKCWEIRRTRPDCVIFNQFEEFGNACWHYHVTGAIVEEIFRKLAAPNGRLAAYISATGSAGTIAAGDYLRTKFPHLRVVATEALQCPTLLQCGFGGHRIEGIGDKHIPWVHNVRNTDVVAAIDDEACISLMRLFNEPAGQALLASEGVPDTTIKQLPLVGISGICNVIAAIKTAKMFDLDGRDVIVTPLTDSMDLYKSRIEEQQSAHGKYTELLAAKHFARYLQGAAVEYIRELTYNDRKTLHNFKYFTWVEQQQKSVDDLRRLWDPDFWTEQFSQVAEWDRQIEQFNKETGLA; this comes from the coding sequence ATGCAAATCAACGAAACCATCCTCAAAAAAACCATCGCCCGCTGCAAAGAGCGCGGCGTCATCATCCCCACCTTCGCCCAGATGCGCGACTCCGCCAAGGTCCCGCAGAAGATCAAGGACCGCCTCAAGTCCGTCGGCCTCTGGGACATCGACCCCGTCAACCTCTTCCGCATCACCTGGAAAAACGAGCCCGTCGAAAAGGGGGGCCTCTTTAACAACGGCAACTGGATCGAGTTCCCCTCGTCGCTGACCGGCGTGCCCGCGCGGATCGTCGGCATCGTCGGCAAGTGGTTTCCCACCGGCGCGCACAAAGTCGGCGCGGCCTTCGGCTGCATCGTCCCCCGCCTCGTCTCCGGTCAGTTCGACATCACGTCGCAAAAGGCTGTCTGGCCGAGCACGGGCAACTACTGTCGCGGCGGAGCATTCGACTGCGCCCTGCTCGGCTGCCACGCCGTCGGCATCCTGCCCGAGGAAATGAGCCGCGAGCGCTTCGACTGGCTGCACCAGATCGGCGCGGAAGTGATTGCCACGCCCGGCTGCGAATCCAACGTCAAGGAAATCTACGACAAGTGCTGGGAGATCCGCCGCACGCGGCCCGACTGTGTCATCTTCAACCAGTTCGAGGAGTTCGGCAACGCCTGTTGGCACTACCACGTGACGGGAGCTATCGTCGAAGAGATCTTCCGCAAACTCGCCGCCCCGAACGGCCGCCTCGCCGCCTACATCTCCGCGACCGGCTCGGCCGGCACGATCGCCGCCGGCGATTACTTGCGCACCAAGTTCCCGCACCTCCGCGTCGTCGCCACCGAGGCCCTGCAATGCCCGACGCTCCTGCAATGCGGATTCGGCGGACATCGCATCGAAGGCATCGGCGACAAGCACATCCCCTGGGTACACAACGTCCGCAACACCGACGTCGTCGCCGCGATCGACGACGAGGCCTGCATCAGCCTGATGCGGCTCTTCAACGAACCCGCCGGTCAGGCCCTGCTTGCCAGCGAAGGTGTCCCTGACACGACGATCAAACAACTGCCCCTCGTTGGCATCTCCGGCATCTGCAACGTCATCGCCGCGATCAAGACGGCCAAGATGTTCGATCTGGACGGCCGCGACGTGATCGTGACACCGCTGACTGACTCGATGGATCTTTATAAGAGTCGCATCGAGGAACAGCAATCCGCCCACGGGAAATACACGGAACTCCTCGCCGCGAAGCACTTCGCCCGCTACCTGCAAGGCGCCGCCGTCGAGTACATCCGCGAGCTGACGTACAACGATCGCAAGACGCTGCACAACTTCAAGTACTTCACGTGGGTCGAGCAGCAGCAAAAAAGCGTGGACGACCTCCGCCGCCTCTGGGATCCCGACTTCTGGACCGAGCAGTTTTCGCAGGTTGCCGAATGGGACCGGCAGATCGAGCAATTTAACAAGGAGACCGGCCTCGCGTAG
- a CDS encoding endonuclease domain-containing protein, producing the protein MDGLKFRRQHVIDFFVVDFYCAEAKLVVEVDGPTHERTEDAERDAYLRALGYQVIRFMNDDVLKGKRYVIDRIWDCAMKRRACSNPHPSPLPRRERE; encoded by the coding sequence ATGGACGGTTTGAAGTTCCGGCGACAGCACGTCATCGACTTCTTCGTCGTGGACTTCTATTGCGCCGAGGCGAAACTGGTCGTCGAAGTGGACGGGCCGACGCACGAACGCACTGAGGACGCCGAACGAGACGCGTACCTCCGAGCGCTGGGCTACCAGGTAATTCGGTTCATGAATGATGATGTATTGAAAGGAAAGAGATACGTAATCGACCGGATTTGGGACTGCGCGATGAAGCGCCGCGCTTGTTCCAACCCTCACCCTAGCCCTCTCCCTCGAAGGGAGAGGGAATAG
- the thrC gene encoding threonine synthase translates to MSYVSRLTCIVCGKESPPPKSAGTCPACNDAFAILDIEYDMARVAKSLTPAAMENRPRNHWRYYELLPIEPNEEAFAWPVGWTPIMETPRLADWAGCKRLRVKDDGKNPTSSFKDRASSVGVLHALQAKATRIACASTGNAASSLAGYAAMAGMPATIFVPQRAPEPKVAQLLIYGADVRRVRGTYAQAYDLCSAECAKNGWYNRNCAINPYLVEGKKTCGLEIAEQTAGNEPDWVAIGVGDGCTIAGLAKGLMQMKQLGFITRVPRVLGVQAAGMDPVARAFETGELPKDFTGQTIADSIDVPVPRNWRKAVKFVKETNGAYVRVTDEQITDAMKSAGRLAGIFAEPAAAAAIAGVKQAVAQGVIPRTADVLAVVTGNGLKDIKTAMSIAGSPTEVEPLAPSPS, encoded by the coding sequence ATGTCCTACGTCTCCCGCCTCACCTGCATCGTCTGCGGCAAGGAAAGTCCGCCGCCCAAATCCGCCGGCACCTGCCCGGCCTGTAACGACGCCTTCGCCATTCTCGACATCGAATACGACATGGCCCGCGTCGCCAAGAGCCTGACGCCCGCGGCGATGGAAAACCGCCCGCGGAATCACTGGCGGTACTACGAGCTGCTACCGATCGAGCCGAACGAGGAGGCCTTCGCCTGGCCGGTCGGCTGGACGCCGATCATGGAGACGCCGCGCCTCGCCGACTGGGCCGGCTGCAAACGCCTTCGCGTCAAGGACGATGGCAAGAACCCCACGTCCAGCTTCAAGGACCGCGCGTCCTCCGTCGGCGTCCTCCACGCCCTGCAGGCCAAGGCGACGCGGATCGCCTGCGCCTCCACCGGCAACGCCGCCAGCAGCCTCGCCGGTTACGCCGCCATGGCCGGCATGCCCGCGACGATCTTCGTGCCACAGCGCGCCCCCGAGCCGAAGGTCGCGCAGCTTCTCATCTACGGCGCCGATGTCCGCCGCGTCCGCGGCACCTACGCCCAGGCCTACGACCTGTGCAGCGCTGAGTGCGCGAAAAATGGCTGGTACAACCGCAACTGCGCGATCAATCCGTACCTCGTCGAAGGCAAAAAAACCTGCGGTCTGGAGATCGCCGAGCAGACTGCCGGCAACGAACCCGACTGGGTCGCCATCGGCGTCGGCGATGGCTGCACCATCGCCGGTCTCGCCAAGGGGCTGATGCAAATGAAGCAGCTCGGCTTTATCACGCGCGTACCGCGCGTCCTCGGCGTGCAGGCGGCGGGAATGGACCCGGTCGCGCGGGCCTTCGAAACCGGCGAGCTGCCGAAGGACTTCACTGGCCAGACCATCGCCGACAGCATCGACGTCCCCGTCCCGCGCAACTGGCGCAAGGCGGTCAAGTTTGTAAAGGAAACGAACGGCGCTTACGTCCGCGTGACCGACGAGCAGATCACCGACGCCATGAAATCCGCCGGTCGCCTCGCGGGCATCTTCGCCGAACCCGCCGCCGCCGCCGCCATCGCCGGCGTAAAGCAGGCCGTCGCCCAGGGCGTAATCCCCCGCACCGCCGACGTCCTCGCCGTCGTGACCGGCAATGGTCTGAAAGACATCAAAACGGCTATGTCGATCGCGGGCTCGCCGACGGAAGTCGAGCCGCTCGCCCCCTCTCCCTCTTAG
- a CDS encoding transposase produces MERQDRRKIEDLRTHGRSRAVRWDRYNYRDDAVIHITNCADRGAPFSDAGVAKMTADSVIRCCELRMYRLFGFCLMPDHLHTLLSPGDSGCPLAQWLDAFKSFTGHEFVKLGGVPPLWQRSCYDHVCRDGETAENVMRYIVNNPVRKGLVEDWRDWPWTRVFIEI; encoded by the coding sequence TTGGAGCGCCAAGACCGTCGGAAGATCGAAGACCTCCGCACTCACGGTCGTTCCCGCGCCGTCCGATGGGACCGATACAACTATCGCGACGACGCTGTCATCCACATTACGAACTGCGCCGATCGCGGCGCGCCCTTCTCAGACGCCGGTGTCGCGAAAATGACCGCCGACAGCGTGATCCGATGCTGTGAGCTGCGCATGTACAGATTGTTCGGATTCTGCCTGATGCCGGATCATTTGCACACGCTGTTATCGCCCGGCGATTCGGGCTGTCCGCTGGCCCAATGGTTAGACGCGTTCAAGAGCTTCACCGGCCATGAATTCGTCAAACTGGGCGGAGTGCCACCATTATGGCAGCGATCCTGTTACGATCATGTCTGTCGGGACGGCGAGACCGCAGAGAATGTGATGCGCTATATTGTCAATAACCCCGTTCGCAAGGGCCTTGTCGAAGATTGGCGCGATTGGCCTTGGACGCGGGTCTTTATCGAGATTTGA
- the ndk gene encoding nucleoside-diphosphate kinase, whose protein sequence is MEKTLIILKPDALQRGLAGRILTRFEEKGFTVVALKAMQVSRSLAEKHYAVHKGKPFYDRLIQYITSSPVVVMVLEAVGAIAVARKMMGATFGSKAEPGTIRGDFGLSNSFNLIHGSDSPEAAAFEIGLYFKPDELLKPDRAIERWVFDTSGGAPE, encoded by the coding sequence GTGGAAAAAACCCTCATTATCCTCAAACCCGACGCCCTCCAGCGCGGTCTCGCCGGTCGCATCCTCACCCGCTTCGAAGAAAAGGGCTTCACCGTCGTCGCCCTGAAGGCCATGCAGGTCTCGCGGTCCCTCGCCGAGAAGCACTACGCCGTCCACAAGGGCAAGCCCTTCTACGACCGGCTCATCCAATACATCACCAGCAGCCCCGTCGTCGTCATGGTGCTCGAGGCGGTCGGGGCGATCGCCGTCGCGCGGAAGATGATGGGCGCGACCTTCGGCTCCAAGGCCGAGCCCGGCACGATCCGCGGCGACTTCGGCCTGTCCAACAGCTTCAACCTCATCCACGGCAGCGACTCGCCCGAGGCCGCCGCCTTCGAGATCGGTCTCTACTTCAAACCCGACGAATTGCTCAAGCCTGATCGTGCGATCGAGCGCTGGGTGTTCGACACCTCCGGCGGCGCGCCGGAGTAG
- a CDS encoding tetratricopeptide repeat protein, producing the protein MSSRWFIPASLAIFSGFVALLWFYLAATQPPTTVSSAPEKESAIDRELDALTSRSRPDPPTEAPPPIYSEPVVLARHSRPPAPLLRQIGARWAEQLDEASVTLRNDVSHTGIALEAKARHAAAAGDHEAALRHLEETLAKNPRDTAALSAKAASLVALERFAEAAEVYETTVRLAPIDSIARYNYAVVLWRLSRFDAAARELREVVRLAPDHADAQYNLASLAQRDGRLTEARTAWEAFTRLRPEAPSGWFNLGVVYMDFDEPESAANAFARFTQLAPSDPDGWINLALAEAAADHLDAALYALTIADELAPCEALTLDLLAQIHELLAERVASSAETHRVAADELRALLEWPDPPPVESVAGGENN; encoded by the coding sequence ATGTCCTCGCGCTGGTTTATCCCCGCCTCCCTCGCCATCTTCAGCGGGTTTGTCGCCCTCCTCTGGTTCTATCTCGCCGCAACCCAGCCGCCGACCACCGTATCTAGCGCGCCGGAAAAGGAATCCGCCATTGATCGGGAACTGGATGCGCTGACGAGCCGATCGCGGCCAGATCCTCCCACCGAAGCGCCGCCCCCCATTTATAGTGAGCCCGTCGTCCTTGCCCGCCATTCGCGCCCACCCGCCCCGTTGCTGCGCCAAATCGGTGCGCGATGGGCCGAGCAACTGGACGAAGCCAGCGTAACGCTCCGCAACGATGTGAGCCATACCGGCATCGCACTGGAAGCCAAAGCGCGCCACGCGGCCGCCGCCGGCGATCATGAAGCCGCTCTCCGCCACCTCGAGGAGACTCTGGCGAAAAACCCGCGCGACACCGCCGCATTGTCCGCCAAGGCCGCTTCGCTGGTCGCCCTGGAACGATTCGCCGAAGCCGCCGAGGTCTACGAAACAACGGTCCGTCTCGCTCCGATCGATTCGATCGCGCGCTACAACTACGCCGTCGTACTCTGGCGACTGTCGCGCTTCGACGCCGCCGCCCGCGAACTTCGCGAAGTCGTGCGGCTCGCCCCCGATCACGCCGACGCGCAGTACAACCTCGCCAGCCTCGCCCAGCGCGACGGTCGCCTGACCGAGGCCCGCACGGCTTGGGAGGCGTTCACTCGCCTCCGCCCCGAAGCCCCCAGCGGCTGGTTCAATCTCGGCGTCGTGTACATGGACTTCGACGAGCCGGAGTCGGCGGCCAATGCCTTCGCGCGATTCACCCAGCTCGCCCCATCCGATCCCGACGGCTGGATCAATCTCGCCCTCGCCGAGGCCGCGGCCGATCACTTGGACGCCGCGCTGTACGCCCTGACCATCGCCGACGAACTCGCCCCGTGCGAAGCCCTGACGCTCGACCTGCTCGCACAGATTCACGAATTGCTGGCCGAGCGCGTAGCCTCATCCGCCGAAACGCATCGTGTCGCCGCGGATGAGCTACGCGCGCTCCTGGAATGGCCCGACCCGCCGCCGGTGGAATCCGTCGCCGGCGGCGAGAACAATTGA